A segment of the Pseudoliparis swirei isolate HS2019 ecotype Mariana Trench chromosome 4, NWPU_hadal_v1, whole genome shotgun sequence genome:
CAGGGACTATGCAGTCTTTACCACAGACAGAGAAGTGTGTATACATATGCGATGAGTCCGACATATCAAAATGGAGGAGTAGCTAAGATAGGAGAATAGATACTTACCAACAATATGGAATATATatggatgtgtatatatatacagatagaaaattatatatatatgatacacagacacatgtgtgtgtatatatatatatatacacatttataatatatatatatatatatagtaccatatttttaatttgtgtactACCTTTTTCTTAAGCTGAAATATTATAGTGCTACATTACTGATATCTAACGCTATTTATTATGATGGCACATTCCATTAACAACGACTCCTCCTTATTACccttattatattatgatattcGTACGCCGCGCTCTTCTAGCACGTAGGTCACAAGGCAACAACCGGTTCCACATTACACCCCTTATTTTCAGTTTCCACAGTTAAACATACTTCCCCACTCCGCCAAATCACAGGCACAACAACAAcggcacggtgccacactttgattgacagataCCTACAGGGTCGCCAATATATTACTACTCCCCCCAtcgaagcaaaacaatattagcTATAGTATGCACAGTTCTATCAGCACTATCAGCATATTGTGCGCATATGTGCAAGTgaagacactatatatatatatatatattgtaatgtaTCTAGCTATACAgcactatctatctatatatatcgaTCTCTACTAAAATCCTAGCCCTCCGCACTATATTCATATGAATATGATTTTAGCTATTTACTTCACTTAAGCAGCTCCATAtccattcatctatctatctatctagcgtCTGCACCCGCACAGCAGCTGGCATTGACGGCGTAGTGGCACTTGACCAGTAGTGGCACTTTACACTAAACTAGATCTTTGTTCACTAGTGGCATCGAGACCTGGCAAGTGGCGGCAACTGCTGGTTGCTAATGGCATTTTTGCGTTTTAACTTGTGCAGTGTGTTACTTAGTGCTAAGTGTGGTATCTCAAGGAGAATTTCATGCGGCATACAATGGCAGTAATAGGTGGCaaactttatatatttttattattaaagaaaggcgggcaTTATAtgcatataattatatataacagGTATAAATAGTCGTACATggtattaaaaaagaatattaaCAAATTTACAAAACAGTTGGTATAATAATTATAGTTAACAAGTTTGGGTAAGCtataaaaatacaatatctACTGTGAAGTCTGTGTATTAGGTTAAGATCTCAAGTATGAGGTGCCAGTGGAGCCATAAGTGAGCAGTAAATTGGCACAGTGAGGTGCAgcagttgccagtgaggtgccaggaTGTGCCAGTGTGCCAGACTCTGCCCCTAGTGAGGTAGATGGATAGTGAAAATAGGTTTTCTAATTTCTAGCTAACTAGTAGGTTTTGCTCTTTGTCTGGATTTTCCGGAACGTCTGATTAGTTTGGGGGTATTTACATGGTTAAGTTTGAAGTTTAATCTGAATACTTGTcaccaaattaaaacaaataaaatcaaaatgtatttgtaCGGCGCATTTCATACAAGGAGGTAACACAATGCGCCTCCAAGTAGGAAAGTAAAGGGTGGGGTTACAAAGCACTTATAAGAGACACAGATTTTGCCAGAGATAAATAAACAGGAAATACCGTACTAACCGCACTGGCACCGTAAAGGACTACTCAGCACGGTCATCGTCAAACTACTTGTAAAGAGACACAGATAAGTACATAAATAAATCTtacttacattttaaataaatacattttacaggTTACAAAACACTTATAAAGAGACACAGATTTTGCCAGggataaataaaaaggaaatgaCGTAATAACCGCACTGGCACCATAAAGGACTACTCAGCACGTTCATCGTCAAACTAAGAGACAGCTGTTGGGGGAGATCAAAGAGGTCTTAAGTGCATGTTTAAAGGTTTCAACCGTTTCAGCCATTCTTAGGTATTCTGGCAGAGTGCTCCAAAGGATGGGGGCATAGAAACTAAAAGCTTCTTCCCATGTCTCTTTGTCCTGGCGTTTGGAACTGTGAGGAGTTCAGTGTCTCAGGGATCTACTGGGTGTGTACCTTGAGAGCATGTCTGTTATATATTCAGGTGCATGACTATGGAGTTATTTATGGACTAGTAAGATAACCTTGACATCTATTCTAAAACTAACAGGTCGCCAGTGcagtgatttttttattttttttatttatattttattagtgttcagaatctcacatacacatattgacatttttcagattctttgtataaagagaagtaaaaaacaaaaaaataaacacatatgcaaataaagaaacaaaaacaataccatagtaacaaaactataaaataaagcagggagaaatcattttctatagagtaaagaaatacagtcaggccatttatctgtgacatagttgcaccactttagccagtgcttaagaaatgtttccgttctttggttaacatgagctgtgatctgctccattctgtagatctctgtcacaatgtctctccatgatgtgattgtaggacactctggtaataaccattttctggtaatagactttttactggCCACCAGCATTGCATTTATCAAGAGTCTGTCCCCTTCGGCCAGCTTTGAGGTATATTTCCAAGGTACAGAATCTTAAAGTCCAAAGGGATGTCCTCGTGAAAGATGTCCTGTAAAGCATTGTGTACCGCCTTCCAAAAGTTTTTAATGATGGGACAGTCCCAGAAGATGTGGTAATGGTTTGCGCTTTGGTGTCCACACTTTCTCCAGCAAACAGGAATGTTATCGCTATAATGAGATGTCTGAGATGGTGTAATGAAGTATCTTATACAATTTTTCCAGTTAAACTCTCGCCAGCTCATTGAACTGGTACATTTCCATTGATACCCCCATATTAATGTCCATTCTTCCTCAGAAATATCTATCCCAGATTCCTTTTCCcattttactttaatgtatGCTGTTGAATGAGTTTTAAGCTCTAGAAAGCATTTATATATGGCTGATATTGCCCCTTTATTGCAATTTGACTTGTATGCTCTTTTAAACAGTTCTATGAGACTGGAGTTTACCTCTGttacctttttaacattttcattgacaaaatgccGCAACTGTAGGTATCTAAAGAAGTCCTGTTTCTCTAAAAGATAATTTTCTTTAATCATTTCAAAACTAAACAGTTTGTTTCCCTTCATAATATTGCATAAAGCTGTTATTCCATTAGCTCTCCATTTTTTGAATCTGGTGTCCATTTTATTTGGTGTGAAGTCTGAGTCATATCCACACCATTTAAGGCACAGTAGATCTCCTTCAAGTTTGTATTCTCTAATGATATTCTTCCACACTTTAAGGGTCAATTTGAGCCATGGATTATCAGAACTGTTTATGTAGTGTTGCAGTTTAGAGTCAGCTATGATTGCTTGTATTGGAAtgggaaatattttttcttcaatgtcTTTCCACTGTGCATCATATGAAGGATTGCACCAGCATATTATAGCTCTTGTCTGGGCGGCATAGTAGTATTCCTTGAGGGATGGCAGACcccatcctcccttctcctttACTAACTGCAGTGTTTTAAGACGAACCCTTGGTCTCTTGCCTTGCCACACGTATCTCAACAACATGTTGTCCCATTCATTAAGCTGGACCTGAGAAACTTCTATTGGTAGGGTTTGAAATAGATATAACAATCTGGGTAATATGTTCATTTTAATAGATTGTAttcttgagctgaaactaaagAATGGTACGAGGTTCCATCTTGTGATATcttctttgatttttttgtttaaaggtGAGTAGTTATATTCTGATAGTTTTGACAGATCTTTTGGAATATTTATGCCTAGGTACTTAAGGGATTTTGCTTGCCATGACCATGGGTATTTGCTTTCCATTTCTGATGTTGGATTATAGTTATACGATAGTACTTGGGTTTTACCCACATTAACCTTATATCCTGATAATTGCCCATATTGCTCAAGTGCCAGCATCAGCTGGGGCAAAGAGTGTGTTGGCTGGCTAAGATAAACTAGTACATCATCTGCGTAGCAAGCTAGCTTATGCTCTCTTTCTGCCAGTTGAATGCCTCTTATTTCTCTGTTTTGTCTTAAATATTGGGCAAGTGGTTCAAGGAAAAGTGCAAATAATATTGGTGACCATGCGCAGCCCTGTCTTGTACCCCTTTCCAGGGTAAACATATTTGATAAATAACCATTGACCTTGACCCTTGCAGTAGGAGTATTGTAGTGCAGTGATTTTAATACTGGTGTGATGTGCGCTCTCCGTCTTGTTTTAGTGAGGACTCGCGCTGCTGCATTCTGTATTGTTTGTTGTTGACTAATGACTTTTTTTGGTAGACCAGACAAAAGCGAGTTACAGTAGTCTAGCCTGCTCGTGATAAACTCGTGCATCAGTCTTTCGGTGTCAGCCTGAGCGAGAAACGGTTGCACCTTAGCAATGTTTCTGAAGTGATAAAAAagatgttttaattatatttttgatATGGGTTTCAAAATTGAGATCTGAGTCAAATATGACGCCAAGTCTTTATCATAAGTATATGTTTTTAACAACACATGCATAAAACAAAGGAGTGATGTATGTATACCTCTTCTAAATGGCTGCTTTGCCTATTCTAATGATAGAAGGTGATGTAGAAATGACAGGAACATTAATTTACGCACAAATTCCCTCTTCTCGCTGCTCATAGAGGAGGCCTCTTGTGAATTGAATCGCAGTGATTTGTCATTTTTAAAGACTTGTTTATACTGACGTGGCCAAAAATCAGTTACTGCAGATTTAACACCAGCAAAGTCCCTCCCATAGACCTTTTGTCATCACATGTATCCAAAATCAGGTTATTGTGAACATTATTTTACTGCAAACTAGTTTTTAATGAACTATCACCTCTATTCACAGTAATTAATGTCAGACACTGGTCCTTCTGAAGACATGTATAATGGGTTATTTTGTCATGCTCTTGTCAACAGAAGCAGCTAAAAGATGCAGTGAAGATCCTTGGCTCGGGGAGCCTTCTCTTGGCCTCCTACCTCACTGCAGTTGGAGATGAGCGTTTCTATACCAATCAGCTGATGCCCCTGCTGCAGAGGATTGTGGGAGCAGAGACGGCGCATGTGTTGGCGGTGAAGGTGATTGGTCTGGGTCTGGTTCCTCTGAACCGCTACCAGGACCCTGCTTCATTGGTAAGCGCATGACCTCACTTTCTGCTCCCAATATTTTCCCATCGATCCAAGGCACCTTACGACTTTGTTCTATTTCTATGCGTCTACAGGAAGTGAACGTCCTGGGAATAAAGTTTAGAAACCCCATTGGGATTGCAGCGGGCTTCGACAAGCACGCAGAGGCCGTAGACGGGTTGTACAAGGTGGGTTTTGGCTTTGTTGAAGTGGGCTCAATCACTCCCAAACCTCAGGAGGGGAACCCCAAACCACGCGTGTTTCGACTCAGTTCAGATCATGCAATTATTAACAGGTACGTTTTTGATACGAAATAGACAATGTAAAAGGTTTGCCCAGCTGAATGTACACAACAATGTGTTGGGCCTGGTGATATGGTTGTAATCAATGTCATACAATTTTTTTGATTTATCATTTTACTAGGTACTGTGCACATACAATTTGTGTTAGTCTATCGCTCAGTGGATCAGGTAGATTCTGACTTTCAGTTGCTTGCTTTATTGTAGAAATTCATGACTTTTTCTCCTTATTTTTATTGATCGTGTTCTGTAGCTAAATGCTCTTTTTTGTGTCGCAAAgagtttatttaatttatataacaGTAATAAATGACAGTAATAAATGAGTCATACGAGTCATAAGGGGGCGTCTGTAgttcagtggggtaagggggtcatcctgcaaccccaaggttgtcggttcgatccccgctctccccattagttgcaagtcatccttgagcaaggcactgaacccccagttgcttcccaggcgcatcactgcagcccactgctccttaataacttaggatgggttaaatgcagagaactaatttccccttgtggattaataaagtatatatctaatcTTATCTCTTCTTATGCTAATCTTAGTTTATATTTAAGACAGAAAACAAGTGCAGGAGAGTAATGTCTGTATATTGTTCTCAAGTCGCTCGGCATGTTTAAAGAGATTATGCTTCCTACAGGTTTGCTACCAAAGGATTCACATTTCTGAAGTTGTGTGTGAATAAGAGTTCATGGCTTTACGTTTTCTTTGCTGATTTAATTAGTAACACTTTATTGAATGAGTGAAATTAAGGAAATCTTTTATTTACCAGCTCTTTCCTGATTTAGTTTCTCTCTCCATGCACAGTTTAATTGGTAATTTATGGTCATTTATATTTATGAGTTACTGCAACACACCAATAACAATCTGATTTAAAATGTTCCATATCCTGTAGATGTTGTTATGTGAGGCCGTAGTATCGAGGGTCTTGATTAGGCTCAGGCTGAGGCTCACCTAGTAGATAGAATGTATACAACATTACCTGTATTTCCACAATACACTCTTGAGAGAGTGCTACAGTTGCTTTATCAGTATGTTCAGGAAAGACAACATCTCGCTGATGTATTGCAGTATTTTCTTTCATACAGCATCATGCGGATAGATATACCAAGAAATATGAGTTAACCTGCCTGCAGATTCCCCAAAAACAATAACGTTTGTATTTTATAACAAGAAATGTCTAATCATAATAACCAGATATTATCTTGAGATTTCATCCATAGTtccaaatacacacaaatatgatGCCCCATGAGTAATGATCCATCACCCTCAATGTGCAGTGTCTCTATGGGAGGATTCTCTCTGCATCTCATCCCCACGTAGACACAATCACACAATTTCCTTCTGACCAAATTCCTAAAcgcaacatttaaatatgttgtgttCCCTACAGGGGAAATTAATTAGTTCATAGCAAGTTATCACTGAAAGGAAAGTGTAAAAACTGtagttacatgttacatgtgtgtgtgtctgtgtgcttttAACCAGATATGGATTCAACAGCTGTGGTTTGGCAGAAGCTCAACAGAGGCTCGAGGCCAGGAGAGACGCACAGCAACAGAGAAGTGAAGGTTAGCAGGCAGCGACTTCTGATTTCAGTGGGACCGTTTTCATCCTGTTGTtagttttccctttaaaaaaattaaagtaaCATTCAATTGTATTACTACGATAATATTCTGATATAAATctatccttttttttcccttctggtGTGCATTTGGTGTTTATTAGTTACTGTAATCTGTCAAAGGGAAACCAGATACTAATTTGAGTATGTGGTTAAATAGACTTTTCTCGTCTATTTGAACGATCTTGGCCTGACCttgtctcacgtgtcatgtgTCTGATCCTTACCTGCTTCCAGCCTACTTTGCTCATCAGCAGCCGCTGCCCCAGTTGAGTCATGTGTTTGATGATGCAGCCTGTGTTTTAAATTtccttatttgtgtgtgtgtatttgcatttgtgtgcgtgcttgtCTCTGTGTTTTAAGCTGGCCTTCCCCTGGGCATCAACCTGGGAAAGAACAAGCTGTCCCAGGACGCAGGGGCAGATTACTTGGAGGGGTTGAGAGCGCTGGGCCCGCTGGCTGACTACCTGGTGGTCAACATCAGCAGCCCGAATACGCCAGGTCTCCGGGACCTACAGGGGAAGGCTGAGCTCCGCCAGCTCCTACATACGGTAAGACTGTCCACATGTTCACTAAATTACTAACACAGTGACACAAAAACCCATGAAACTTCATTATTTGGCCTTGGTGCTGACCCTTTCCCCCTCAAAAAGAAGTAAAGTCACCATCATATACAAAACATCTTGATCATAAAAATGTCTTAGATTACTTGACAGAGAAAAGAGCAAGGCTTAATGTTACTAATAGACAATCAATAATCAACTAAtattaatcaatcaatcaatcaatcacaaAGCCATATTGTTTTATACAGTGGACAACTTGTAGACAACTTGCAGCTCAACTAGCCCCTTcttgaaaacaagaaagaagTAACTCAACACTAACTCAACTTTCAGGGTATTTTAATTCCCAGTAGAATCTGTGGTTTAGGCCATgagtgaaaaaaaaacaagactatTTTATTCAaccaccaaacaatttaaacttgGGAAGGGATTTGATTTAAATGTAACAAGCACATTTAGAGCTggattcatatttaataaaatgctATGTCATGTTTCATTATTCTAGCAGCAAAAATGCACAAAGAACATTAACTTATCTCAAACAAGGAGCGATCTAATGTACGGGGTTTTAGCAAATGGCTATTTTCCACAGGGGTTGTACCTGTTATAGTATCAAACCCATCGTCGGGCTTGAAAGGTGTTTTGAATTTGTCGAGGGAATGCATTCAGGCTTCAACGTGGTGTTAAGCTGCTCTTTACACTAAGTTACTGTTCTGTATTGTTGTGTGCCCGTCATGCATCAATTCAAAGGCTGAGCTTCAAGAGTCTTTGTCTCGTACAGCACAGTCCACCAGGCCTCTGCTCCCTCACCTGATGAACATACTTTCTTATAACATCTGCTCAGGTGTTGAAGGAGCGTAATGCGCTGCAGGGAGAACGCAAACTACCGGTCCTGGTAAAGATCGCTCCTGACCTCACTTCCCAGGACAAACAAGACATTGCTGATGTCGTCACTGAGGTTTGAATTTATGCCATTTTTATTTCCTAACCGTgtgttttgattttatttaaaaaaatatatctttatttaatttaattggaaTCAAAGAATAATATTTTCATGTATAATCTCTGCTGAGGTTTACATGTATGAGCATGTGCAGCTTTAATTCAAATAGGTCTTTGTGGACTAGTTTATCCTTGGGGGGGATACATTCGAATTAAAATGATTCTGAATGTCAATCTGGCAATTAAGAAACTacgagaaaaaaacatttcaggtTTACACATTCTGCTTTTATATTGTAAATCCTGAATATGAAGTGTTATTTTAGTGGTTGTGTGTTATTTTATCCCTTGAAAAACATGAAAATGTTTCACTGGAAAAAAACTTTGAGTACGGAAAACTTGAGTCTCACGTAT
Coding sequences within it:
- the dhodh gene encoding dihydroorotate dehydrogenase (quinone), mitochondrial, with product MAGHLKKQLKDAVKILGSGSLLLASYLTAVGDERFYTNQLMPLLQRIVGAETAHVLAVKVIGLGLVPLNRYQDPASLEVNVLGIKFRNPIGIAAGFDKHAEAVDGLYKVGFGFVEVGSITPKPQEGNPKPRVFRLSSDHAIINRYGFNSCGLAEAQQRLEARRDAQQQRSEAGLPLGINLGKNKLSQDAGADYLEGLRALGPLADYLVVNISSPNTPGLRDLQGKAELRQLLHTVLKERNALQGERKLPVLVKIAPDLTSQDKQDIADVVTELGVDGLMVSNTTVSRPETLQDSNKSEVGGLSGQPLKDLSTSTVREMYHLTKGKVLIVGIGGVASGQDALDKIRAGASLVQLYTALTYQGPPVVTKIKRELEQLLKEQGFSSVSEAVGADHRGADKSSHKQSLLKEMVHVKVDTQHLLLPSPPSGHVTLHVQEL